Proteins encoded together in one Coffea arabica cultivar ET-39 chromosome 2c, Coffea Arabica ET-39 HiFi, whole genome shotgun sequence window:
- the LOC140035660 gene encoding uncharacterized protein, which yields MSEFYCKLSRMRGKLRAWNKEVFGHIGTRMAELEKVMHTAALQYDMERTVMSKIAYHEARAAYMKQLEGDANTAFFHAVVRQRQASNYIARIRSSTRQWLTKIEDIKCSAASFFETLFESDKDTNRHPVLPFTLPRVSLGDNERQLVLPSMEEVREVMFSISLDSAPGPVGFGSGFYQACWGIIKEELVAVV from the exons ATGTCAGAGTTCTACTGTAAACTGTCAAGAATGAGAGGCAAGCTAAGAGCATGGAATAAGGAGGTGTTTGGGCATATTGGCACTAGGATGGCGGAGCTTGAGAAAGTTATGCATACTGCGGCGCTCCAGTATGACATGGAGAGGACTGTGATGTCTAAGATTGCTTACCATGAGGCAAGGGCGGCCTACATGAAACAATTG GAAGGGGATGCGAACACGGCCTTTTTCCATGCTGTGGTTCGACAACGGCAGGCTTCTAATTACATTGCCAGGATACGCAGCTCGACGAGGCAGTGGCTGACAAAGATTGAAGACATCAAGTGCTCAGCAGCATCGTTCTTTGAGACGCTATTCGAATCGGATAAGGATACCAACCGTCATCCAGTATTACCTTTCACTCTCCCACGAGTGTCTTTGGGGGATAATGAGAGACAGTTGGTTTTGCCATCCATGGAAGAGGTTCGTGAAGTAATGTTCTCCATCAGCCTAGATAGTGCCCCTGGCCCGGTTGGATTTGGGTCTGGTTTCTATCAGGCGTGTTGGGGGATAATTAAGGAGGAGTTGGTGGCTGTTGTTTAG